The Salegentibacter mishustinae genomic interval TTTTTTGAGTTTTATCTGAAGTGGTACTTTTAACGACATCTACTTCTTCCTGAAAACTTGGATATTCCAGTAAAATAGAAAACATAAACCGGTCTAATTGCGCTTCGGGCAATGGATAGGTTCCCTCCTGCTCTATTGGGTTTTGAGTAGCCAATACAAAGTAAGGATTGGCCAGTCGGTAATTATGCCCGGCAACGGTTACAGATCTTTCCTGCATAGCTTCCAGTAAAGCGGCCTGTGTTTTGGGAGGAGTTCGGTTAATTTCATCGGCCAGGACTATATTTGAAAAAACCGGACCTTTTATAAACTTAAAATTCCTGTTTTCGTCCAGGATCTCTGCACCAAGAATATCACTTGGCATAAGATCTGGCGTAAATTGAATTCTTTTAAAATCAAGTCCTAAGGCTTGAGAAATGGTGTTTACCATCAATGTTTTTGCTAAACCGGGAACTCCCACAAGCAAAGAATGTCCTCCTGAAAAAACAGAAAGCAGGATTTGGTCTACAACCATATCCTGCCCTATAATAACTTTAGCAATTTCCTTTTTTAAATCCCGGTGCTTAACTACCAGTTTTTCTACAAGAGCAACATCTGACATTGATAAATTACTAATTTTTTAACCAGTTACTACTATACTCACAATCTTTAAATTTACCGTTCACCTTGATATAAGTATCACCAATTTTTTCTTTCTGCCATTCTTCAATAGCTTCAAGCTGTTTGTCGCGTAGTGCCAGCTCTTTTATTTTAGAAAAATCTGTAGCATAATTAGCTTCGTGCTCAGAAATTCTATCATTTACTTTTATCAGTTTAAAATATGGGCGTCCGGTTCTATCCTGGTCACGTAATCTTAATGAAAGTTCTCCTTCCTGTAACTCTCCTACATCATCATATAACTTAGGGTCTATTTTAGATAACTCAAATCGGGTATCACCTGTTCTTGGGTTAATAAGCTTCCCGCCGTCTGCCCTGGTTTCTTTTTCATCAGAAAACTCACGAGCAGCTACGGCAAAATCCAAAACGCCTTCATCTACCCTTTTTCTAATACTGTCAATTTTTGCTTTGGCTTCTTCTACAGAGGCGTTTGTAACATCTGGAATAAGCAAAATATGTCTTAAATCTACATTTTGACCTCTAATTCTATCTACCTGAATAATGTGGTATCCAAATTCAGTTTCAAAAGGTTCACTTACCTCTCCTTCCTGAAGACTAAAGGCAACATCTTTAAATTCTTTTACAAAATTATCTTTTCTGGAAAGCGAAATTCTACCACCGTCCCTTGCACTTACAGGATCCTGTGAATACAAAACAGCTTTAGTAGCAAAACTTGCATCGTTATCCAGAACATCGGCTCTAAATTCATTTAGACGCTCTATCACTTTTTCTTTTTCACTCTCTGGAATTTCAGGCTTTATAACAATTTGAGAAAGTTCAATTTCTTCTCCAAAAACCGGACGTTCATCTTCCGGAATACTTTCGTAGTATGCTCTCACTTCTTCGGGAGTAATTTCTACCGTTTCAATAATGCGTTGTTGCATACGGCTGGCTAACTGGCGCTCTTTATTAAGTTCGAACAATTCGCTTCTAAATTCAGCTTCATTTTCTTTGTTATAGAATTCAAGTACTTTTTCCATTGAACCTACCTGGCGAACCATTTCAGAAATTTGCTGATCTATATAATTGTTCACCTCTGCATCCATAATAATAATACTATCCTGAATAGCGTGGTGCGCGTAAAGTTTGTTTTCCATTAAAGAACCGGCAAGCTGGCAATCGGTAACATCAGCGGTAGACATTCCCTGGCTTTGCATATCCTTGTACATCATATCTACATCGCTGTCAAGAATAATATAATCACCAATTACAGCCGCAATTCCATCTACTTTTCTACGTTCTGAGTTATTTTCTTCGGCAACGGTATTTTTTGCGATCTCATCTTCAGGCTGGATAGAAGTACTATCGGTCACGATCACATCTTGAGAGTAACCACTAAACCCAAGTAAAATGGCTAAAAGAAAGCCGGTGGTATTAATTATAGATTTCAAATTGTTCATTTTTAATTGCATCTTTTGTAATATCTTTTTCAAGTTCCTTTATCAAATTTAATTTTTGCTTGTTAAGCAAAATCTTTTCTATGGTTGGTTCGGCATATTCAAAAGGAGCATCCTGCCCTCGTTCCAACACGTCTCTTACATAGATCAAATATACACCTAATGAATCTTCTACCTGAAGAAAATTAGATTTGTTTAAGAGTTTATCCCTATGATCTAAAGTTAAAGCAGGAATTTTATTATAGACCGTTTTTAACTTCACCCAAACCGAATCATTAAAAGAATAATTTTTAAACTGAAGAGAGATTTTATCAAGCTCTTCCTTATCCTCCTCCTCAAAGCTGG includes:
- a CDS encoding AAA family ATPase codes for the protein MSDVALVEKLVVKHRDLKKEIAKVIIGQDMVVDQILLSVFSGGHSLLVGVPGLAKTLMVNTISQALGLDFKRIQFTPDLMPSDILGAEILDENRNFKFIKGPVFSNIVLADEINRTPPKTQAALLEAMQERSVTVAGHNYRLANPYFVLATQNPIEQEGTYPLPEAQLDRFMFSILLEYPSFQEEVDVVKSTTSDKTQKINALFSAEEIVEIQQLIRRIPVADNVVEYAVKLVGKTRPDAAEAPQFVKNYLDWGAGPRASQNLILAAKSHAAVHGKFSPDIEDVQAVAIGILRHRIIKNYKAEAEGISEEKIIRDLF
- a CDS encoding peptidylprolyl isomerase, which translates into the protein MQLKMNNLKSIINTTGFLLAILLGFSGYSQDVIVTDSTSIQPEDEIAKNTVAEENNSERRKVDGIAAVIGDYIILDSDVDMMYKDMQSQGMSTADVTDCQLAGSLMENKLYAHHAIQDSIIIMDAEVNNYIDQQISEMVRQVGSMEKVLEFYNKENEAEFRSELFELNKERQLASRMQQRIIETVEITPEEVRAYYESIPEDERPVFGEEIELSQIVIKPEIPESEKEKVIERLNEFRADVLDNDASFATKAVLYSQDPVSARDGGRISLSRKDNFVKEFKDVAFSLQEGEVSEPFETEFGYHIIQVDRIRGQNVDLRHILLIPDVTNASVEEAKAKIDSIRKRVDEGVLDFAVAAREFSDEKETRADGGKLINPRTGDTRFELSKIDPKLYDDVGELQEGELSLRLRDQDRTGRPYFKLIKVNDRISEHEANYATDFSKIKELALRDKQLEAIEEWQKEKIGDTYIKVNGKFKDCEYSSNWLKN